TTCTCTTCTTCGGCTGCACATGTGGAAGGTAACCAGACATACATCGTGTACATGGACCCGGCTCACAGGCCGGCGGTGCACCCGACCCACGCCCACTGGTATCGGGCCCACCTCCAGTCCCTCGCCATCGACCCCGACCGCCACCTCCTCTACTCCTACTCCGCTGCTGCCCACGGCTTCGCCGCCCATCTCCTACCCGACCACCTACCCCTCCTCCGCCACCACCCCGCCGTCCTCCACCTCCACCCCGACCCCCGCCTCCCCCTCACCACCACACGTTCCCCCCAGTTCCTCGGACTCGCACCCCCCGCCGCCCGCCCCATCCAGGACGTCGAGACCGCCTCCCAGGATGTCGTCGTCGGCGTCCTCGACACCGGCGTCTGGCCCGAGAGCCCCAGCTTCTCCTCCTCCGCCGTCGCTTCCCTCCCCCCCGTCCCCTCCCGCTGGCGCGGTGCCTGCGAGGCCGGCGTCGACTTCTCCCCTTCCGTCTGCAACCGCAAGCTTGTCGGCGCCCGGAGCTTCTCCAGGGGATTCCATGCCGGCGTCGCAGCAGAGGACGGCCGCTCCCGCGGGCGGCTTATAGAGTATGCCTCCGCCCGCGACCGCGACGGCCACGGGACCCACACGGCCTCCACCGCCGCCGGCTTCCCCGTGGCCAACGCCAGCCTCTTCGGCTACGCCGCCGGCACTGCTCGAGGGATGGCCACCGGCGCCCGCGTTGCCGCCTACAAGGTCTGCTGGGCCTCCGGGTGCTTCGGCTCCGACATCCTCGCCGGCATCGACGCCGCCCTTAATGATGGCGTCGACATCCTCTCCCTCTCCATCGGCGGAGGCGCCTCCCCCTACTTCCGCGACACCATCGCCGTCGGTGCCTTCGCCGCCGTCCAGCGCGGTGTCTTCGTCGCATGCTCCGCCGGCAACAGCGGCCCCGACGCCGCCACCCTGGCGAACGCCGCCCCCTGGATAGCCACCGTCGGCGCCGGAACCCTGGACCGCGACTTCCCGGCGTTCGCCCGCCTCGGCTCCGGGGCACGGTACACCGGCGTATCGCTGTACAGCGGCAAGGGCATGGGAAAGAGATTGACTCCTATAATCTACGGCGGGGGGAAGGACAACTCGAGCAAGCTCTGCCTAGCGGGCACACTGGACTCGTCGCACGTGCGAGGGAAGTTGGTCTTCTGTGACCGGGGGATAACCGCACGTGTGGAGAAGGGGGAGGTGGTGAAGGCGGCAGGAGGTGCGGGGATGATACTGGCCAACACGGCCGCGAACGGGGAGGAGTTGGTAGCGGACAGCCACCTACTGCCGGCGGTGGCGGTGGGGAAAACGGTGGGGGATAAGATAAGGGACTACGTGAAGAGTGATCCTCGGCCGAGAGGGGTGCTGAGCTTCGGCGGGACGGTGCTCGGGGTGCGGCCGTCACCGGTGGTGGCGGCATTCAGCTCCCGTGGCCCGAACACGGTGGTGCCGGAGATACTGAAGCCGGACTTCATTGGGCCAGGGGTCAACATCTTGGCCGGCTGGTCCGGGGCGGTTGGGCCGACCGGCTTGGGCAAGGATGGCCGTAGAACAGCCTTCAACATTATGTCTGGTATATTCACTCACTTTCAGAATCTGTGCTCTTTGATTTTGGACGTTATCAATtcgattattattaaaaaaaaaaaaaaaaaaactatcgaTTAGCATACGTGATGTTTTCTCTTCAATCTTTGTTAATTTCATTATAATTTGTTTCAATTCAATATTTCTAGTTTTGATTGGTTCCAGTCTATTTTGTTCGGTCATATCAAATAAATTAGGCTTCTTGGCTACCAACCAATCTAAGGCTGATGACATGGTCTCTTTGTTATGGATGTAACTGTGGTTTAAAACTTAGCCATGATTGTATGGAGTGAATTTTGTCTTAGAAAATTGTCATAAGAATCTATGCTCAGTCCCTGATCATCTTCT
This genomic window from Elaeis guineensis isolate ETL-2024a chromosome 13, EG11, whole genome shotgun sequence contains:
- the LOC105056721 gene encoding subtilisin-like protease SBT1.8, with amino-acid sequence MAFSILKSVLLDLIPLVLVLLLFSSSAAHVEGNQTYIVYMDPAHRPAVHPTHAHWYRAHLQSLAIDPDRHLLYSYSAAAHGFAAHLLPDHLPLLRHHPAVLHLHPDPRLPLTTTRSPQFLGLAPPAARPIQDVETASQDVVVGVLDTGVWPESPSFSSSAVASLPPVPSRWRGACEAGVDFSPSVCNRKLVGARSFSRGFHAGVAAEDGRSRGRLIEYASARDRDGHGTHTASTAAGFPVANASLFGYAAGTARGMATGARVAAYKVCWASGCFGSDILAGIDAALNDGVDILSLSIGGGASPYFRDTIAVGAFAAVQRGVFVACSAGNSGPDAATLANAAPWIATVGAGTLDRDFPAFARLGSGARYTGVSLYSGKGMGKRLTPIIYGGGKDNSSKLCLAGTLDSSHVRGKLVFCDRGITARVEKGEVVKAAGGAGMILANTAANGEELVADSHLLPAVAVGKTVGDKIRDYVKSDPRPRGVLSFGGTVLGVRPSPVVAAFSSRGPNTVVPEILKPDFIGPGVNILAGWSGAVGPTGLGKDGRRTAFNIMSGTSMSCPHISGVAALLKGKHPEWSPAAIRSALMTTAYNIDDTNSPLRDSAGGSVATPFAFGAGHVDPRKALSPGLIYDITTEDYIAFLCSLDYTIQHIQVIVKRPNVTCSRSFSNPGELNYPSFSVVFKKKSRNVVKYIRELTNVGSAGSVYNVRIRGPENVSVTVKPAKLIFKHVGQKLKYSIIFASKNGGHLKTTAFGWITWSNKQHEVRSPVAYTWKM